A region of the Thermoanaerobaculia bacterium genome:
ATCAAAAAGGCGCCCAGGAAGAGAAGGGCGAGAACCTTAAGCCACTGGACCAGCTTCCGGTTGCCCTTCAGGGCCCAGCGGGCGGCGACAGGCAGGTCCTCGGCCTCTTCCATTTCCTTATGGGGAAGCCGCAACAGAACAAGGATGTAGGCCACGTACATGGCGATCAGGATGATCCCGTCAAAGACAGTAAGGGTGCCCTTTCCCCAGATCAGGAGAAAGTAGAGCATCGGGACGAGCATCCCGTAGATCTCGACCGAGTGCTCCTCTTCCAGATAAATATTCTCCAGGAGGCGCCCGCCCTTCATCTTCCGGGAAATCGAGTGGATCAGACCGACCATGGGCCATCCCAGGCCGACCAGGAGGCGTATGCTGCCCGTGAAGTTGGCGATGACCAGGTGAGTCAGAGAAGGGTCCTGGCCCGCTTTCCATGCAATGACGGCCTCGACGGCGAACTCAGGAAGGGTCTGGAGCCAGGCCAGGAGAGCCAGGGCAAGGCCCTGGGCGATGAGAAACTGCGCGGCTTCTGCGCCCCACGCCATGAGGAAGGCGGAGAACACGACCGTGGGGAAGGTCCAGATAGCCGAAAGGGGGCTTCCTTTCACGCCTTCTTGTCTTCCTTCTCCAGCCGGAGTACACTGGCATCGTGGCTATTTCGTCGACGGAACATGCAATCGTGAAGGATATCGGTAAATGGAGGAAAAGTAAAGCATTCCTCGTGCTGGAAGGGGAAAAACTCCTCCGCGAGGTCCTCGCCTCCGGTGCCGCCCCGACCCTGGTGCTCACCGTTGAGGGAGCCGGCCTTGGTCTCGCCCGGACCGACCTGAAGGGGGCGAAGTGGCTCGACGTGACCGACCGGGTCATGAAGAAGATCTCCGCCCTATCCTCGCCCACGAATGTCCTGGCTGTCGTCCCTCCGCCGGGATACGACCTGGCGGCGATCCTCAAGCGGCCCGGCCCCGTCCTCCTCCTCGACGGAATTCAGGACCCGGGGAACCTGGGCGCCATCTTCCGGTCCGCCTGTGCCTTCAAGGCCGCCGGGATCATCACGATGAACGAAACCTGTCGGGTCTGGCAGGACAAGGTGGTCCGTGCCTCGGCCGGCATGATCTTTCACCTGCCCTTTATGGAAAACCTTTCCCCGGAACGGTTGAGCGAACTGCGGGAAAAGGGGGAGCTGTACGTGCTCGATGCACAGTCCGGGATTACGCCCGGGGAGATCCCGCGGAGGCCGCGCCCCATCCTGGTCCTCGGCAACGAAGGCCACGGACCCCGGAAGATATTCCAGGACTTCTCCAGGGTCAGGATCCCCATGGAACGGGGCGTGGAATCCCTGAACGCCGCCCACGCCCTGTCGATCGTTCTTTACGCCCTGTATTGACCGCAGCTGTTTACTTTTGCATAAGTTTCGTATAAAGTGAGCCCATGGGGCTGACACCGAAAAAGAAGAAAATCCTCCAATACATCCGGGACTACGCTCAGCGGAACGGAGGCGTCATGCCGACCCTCCGGGAGATCGCTGACCATCTGGGCATCTCCACCGTCTCCACAATCCACGTCCATCTGAAAGAATTAAAAAAGATGGGGCACCTCGACTTCGACTGGAACGCCAAGCGGGGGGTG
Encoded here:
- a CDS encoding RNA methyltransferase, which gives rise to MAISSTEHAIVKDIGKWRKSKAFLVLEGEKLLREVLASGAAPTLVLTVEGAGLGLARTDLKGAKWLDVTDRVMKKISALSSPTNVLAVVPPPGYDLAAILKRPGPVLLLDGIQDPGNLGAIFRSACAFKAAGIITMNETCRVWQDKVVRASAGMIFHLPFMENLSPERLSELREKGELYVLDAQSGITPGEIPRRPRPILVLGNEGHGPRKIFQDFSRVRIPMERGVESLNAAHALSIVLYALY
- a CDS encoding sodium:calcium antiporter produces the protein MKGSPLSAIWTFPTVVFSAFLMAWGAEAAQFLIAQGLALALLAWLQTLPEFAVEAVIAWKAGQDPSLTHLVIANFTGSIRLLVGLGWPMVGLIHSISRKMKGGRLLENIYLEEEHSVEIYGMLVPMLYFLLIWGKGTLTVFDGIILIAMYVAYILVLLRLPHKEMEEAEDLPVAARWALKGNRKLVQWLKVLALLFLGAFLIFLVAEPFVTSMLAVAVYFGVSEFFFVQWVAPFLSEFPEKVSAFNWARQPTKATMGIMNFVSSNINQWSVLSGLIPIIFAISHGHMAPIVLDTLQKHEIMLTFAQSLFAFTILMDMAFSFWEAIILFILFAVQFLFPSTRIVVTYLYFAASAFVLLRLMIEGKAYQSIRALHRVWTTRVIRTVK